The DNA segment TTTGATGCCGGCTTTGAGGCAGGCGCGGCCGACCTTGATGCCAATGCCGCTGCCGCCGATAAAAATCAATCCGTCGATCAGCCGTTTTTTCAGCCACTCATCAATGATTATTTCGCCCATGCCGACTAAAACATTGATCACACCGCGCGGCATTTTTTCCGCATCCAAAGCCTCCTGCAGAAGCCCGCCAATATATAAAGTGGATAGCGGGCAAACGCTGGGCGCCTTGATAATACTGGTGTTGCCGCTGACGATCTGCGAAGCGATAGGCAGCACGCCCAAAAGCAGCGCCGCGTTAAAGGGCACGACTATGCCGACCACGCCCAGCGGCTGGCGCAGAATATAATTGCCCGCGATTTCCGCCGGAATAATCGGCGCGGCCATTTTGGCGTAACGCTCTAGGGCCGCCTCGCTTAAGATCACCGTGTTTATTATTTGAAATTCCCATTCGAGCATTTCCAGCGACAGGCCTTCCGCCAAAGAAAGCGCGGTTAGTTTTTCTTTATGCTCGTTCAGTTTGGCGCGCCATTTTCGCAGAACAGCCAGGCGGCTTTCGAGCGGCGTGCGCCGAAAAATTCCCGCAGCCTCCCGCGCGGCCGCGGCGGCCTTGTTGTTCTCAAGCGTTGTCGCTATATAATAGACAGGATAATTACCGTCGGCGCCCTGCTCCGCGGCGTTCTGGCCTTCGCGCAAACGCTCTCTAGCCGGAATAAAAATATCCCGCACTTTGGTTTTGACTTTTTCTCCGGCAATAAGCAAGTAATGTTCAGATCGTTCCATACACGAAAGAATAAACTGGAATTGTTAAAACAATATAAGGGATTTGTTAAATTTAAAGGTTACTTTAACAATAGCCGCATTTCTTTCACCGCCGGCCTCAGGCCAGTAAAGACCGCGCGCGCGATGATGTTGTGGCCGATATTGAATTCCGTAAACAATTTTTTTTGCCCGGCCAGCGCGCGGACATTCTGATAAGTCAGGCCGTGTCCGGCGTTGACCTGCAGGCCTAAACTTTTGGCCAGTCTGGCGGCGGATAGCAGCTTTTGCAGTTCTTTTTGCGTTTTTTTGCGGTCAAATTGCGGCCTCCGCGGATCGGAATATTCCGCAAAAGCGCCAGTGTGCAGCTCGACCATGTCCGCGCCGATCTCCCGGGCGGCTTTTACCTGCCCTGTGTCCGGATCGATAAACAAGGAAACTTTAACCCCGGCGCGCTGCATTTTTCGTGAAATAGACTTTATTTTTTTAATATGGCTTTTGGCGTCAAGGCCGCCTTCGGTGGTCAATTCCCGCCTTTTTTCCGGCACCAGACAGACCGCGTCCGGCTTTACCTGGCAGGCTATTTTGGCGATGCTGTCCACCGCGGCCATTTCCAGATTGAGCCGCGCTTGGGGGAAAGTCCGGCGCAGCAAGGCCACATCTTTGTCCTGAATATGCCGCCGGTCTTCGCGCAAATGCACAGTAATGCCGTCCGCGCCGGCTTTGAGACACTCCCGCGCCGCGCCCAGCAGATCGGGATACACATCTTTTCTGGCCTGGCGTAAAGTGGCGATGTGATCGATATTAACACCCAAGCGCATTTCCCAGTCTCTCCTTTACTTTTTCTTTGCCGAGCAAGACCAGCAAAAACTTTAGACCGGGGCCGGATTTTTGCGCGGTCAAAGCCACCCGTAGCGGGTGAAAAACCTGCCCTTTTTTCAGCCCTGTACATTGTACAATATCGTCAATCACAGCCTGCGCGTTAGTATATTGTTCTGTAGTACCGCCTTGATATATACTATCGATTTTTTCTTGCAATTCACGAAAAACTTGCTTAGCTGACGCGGTTTTTAATTCAGCTTTCTGCTCATCCGTGTATTCTATTTTGTCCGCTGTAAATACCGAAGCCTTATCTGGAATATCGGAAAGCAAGACTATATCATCTTTAATTACCTCAAGCGCTTCTTTGGAAACGTCTTTACAATAAACTGTATATTTTTTATACAAATCATCCACGGTCAACTGTTTAATTTTTTGACAGTTTAGCCATTTTAATTTATTAAGGTCAAAAATCGAGTTGGATTTGGAAACCCTGTTCAGGTCAAATTTTTGGCATAATTCCGCCAGGTTCATCAATTCCGCGCCGTCCGCTGACGTCCAGCCGAGCAAAGCCAGGTAATTTACGATAGCTTCAGGTAAAAAACCGTCTTTTTGGTATTCGTTTATGGAAGCCGCGCCATGCCTTTTGCTCAATTTGGAGCGGTCAGGCCCCAGGATCATCGGTATGTGCGCGAACTGCGGCAGGGCAAAACCCAGCGCATTGTACAAAAAAATCTGCTTGGGTGTGTTGGAAATGTGGTCTTCGCCGCGGATAATATGCGTGATGCCCAGCAGCGCGTCGTCCAGCACAACGGCAAAATTATAGGTGACGGAGCCGTCGGATTTGCGGATCACCTGATCTTTGAAATCTTTGTTCTGAAAAACTATATCGCCCTTGACCAAATCCCGGATGACAGTTTCGCCGTCCGCCGGAATTTTAAAATACACCGCGCCGTCTTTGGCGTAAGCCCGGCCCTCTTTTAATAATTTCTCGGCATAATCCAGATGCAGTTCGCGGCGGGAATTTTGGTAAACCGGCGGCTCGTCGCTGACCAGTCCCAGCCAGTCCAGGCCGGACAAAATGTCCGCGGTGTATTCCGGCCGCGAGCGCTCCTGATCGGTGTCCTCGATGCGCAGGACAAATCGGCCGCCGTGATGCCGCGCAAAAAGGTAATTGAACAGCGCCGTGCGCACGGAGCCGATATGCAGATTGCCGGTAGGCGACGGCGCAAAACGAACTTTTACCATAATTTCTCCCAAACTTCGCGGTAAATATTTACCGCTCCGTAAAAATTTAACCGTTAGTATACATCTTTTTGTTTCAGCACATGCCAAAAAGTGCGCCACAAAACCATAATATCGAAAAGCAATGACCAGTTTTCAATATAATAAACATCGTATTCCAGTTTTTCCTGCGGCGAGGCGGTCAATTCCGCGCGGCCGTTGAGCTGCGCCCAGCCAGTAATGCCGCCTTTGACAGTCAGCCGCTCATTCCAGCGCGGCACGGCCTGCAGATATTTTTCGTGAAAAACCGGCCGTTCGGGACGCGGCCCGACCAGGGACATATCGCCCTTGAGCACATTAAATAACTGCGGCAGTTCGTCCAGCGAAGTTTTGCGGATAAAATAACCAAAGCGAGTCGTGCGGTGTTTTTGATCCCGTACCGCCAGCACCGCGCCGTCTTTTTCCGAATCCACCGGCATCGAGCGGAATTTTAAAAACTGAAATTCCTGTCCGCCGCGCGTAATTCTAGTCTGGCGGTAGATCGCCGGCCCGGGCGAAGTAATTTTAATGCCGAGATAGATCAAAAACATCAGCGGCGCGGAAACGATCAGAGCTGGAATAACCAAAATTAGATCGGCTGTTCTTTTAAGACCGCGATTGATTTCCGAAAATTTTTGTTCCTTGAGTCCGATCAAGTTTAAAGCATCCAGGTCTTCCCAAAAAATATTTTTGGAAAAAGCTTCGGAATGGTAACGGAAATAAATTCCTTGACGCTGGCAAAATTCCACGATTTTGTAAATTTCCTCAGCGCTCAAAATATCCGAGTCGGCAAAAACGGCGGCAATCCTGTGTCTCCGGCAGATTTGCGCAAACTCTTTTAGCCGGCCCAGTTTGATAAAATTTTTTTTCAGCGGATAAATGATCTGCTCCGGTTTCCGGTCAGCGATAAAACCGCAATATTTGAAGCCATATCCGGGGTACTGCAAAATTTTTTCGGCGATCCGCTGGGCGGTCGGGCTGGAGCCGATGATCACCGCGCGTTTATTAGCGTAACCCTGCAGGTGCAAAACCGCCATAATTTTGGCAAGAATTGCTCTATACAGCGAAATCAGCAAAATTGCTGACAAACCCGAATAAACCAAAACATACCGCGAACCCGGGAAAGTCGTGTAGAGAAAAGAAAACGCCATGATCTCCAGCACGCCCAGACTGACACCGGTCGCCGCCGCCGTGATCTCGCGCATCCGCGCCAGCGGCCCCTGAAAATAGCGGTACAAGCCGGCATAGGCAAAAGCCAGCAGCCAGAGCACCTCTACATAGATCATGACTTCCCAGTAATCCGGGAAATTGGCGCTGGGCGTGATCTCGCCGATACCAAACCAATACAGTTTGAATTTCAGAATGTAGCCGAGGCAAAAACTGACAACGATCAAGGCCAGATCACCCAGGATTTTTAAACAGGTAAAGAGCCGCCGAAAATTCCGCATCTAAACCCCCGAGCCGCTTTTGATAAGACTGTCCGGCGCAACGATCATGCCCTCGGGAATACGCACATGACTTTCAATAATGCTATTCGCGCCAACCAGAGAATTTTTGAGCTCACAGCATTGGCCAATGCGCACATTTTTTTGCAGGATCGAATCACTGAGGACTGTAGCCGCGCCCACCTCGTTGCTGCCCAGCAGAACGCTGTTTTGCAAAGAACAATTTTTTTCGACCGCGCAGTTATCGCCAAAAAACTGCGCGCCGAGCTGCTCGGCAGAAAAATCGATCTCGCAGTTTTTACCGTAATAAGAGCCGTTGATCAGCTGACCGGGTAAATTGGCGCTGTTTTTTAAATGTCTGGTAGCGCGGATATAAGCCGGAAAATTATTCACACATTCCGTCCATTCCGGAACGCTCCGGCAAATAATTTGTCTGCGGTGTTTTAACGCCTCGGTCAAAAAAATCTGCAGCTCAAAACGCTCGTAAAAATAATAAGTCAGCAGCAACGGATTGATGACATAGATCTGCGCCGCCGTTTCACCCGCGCCGAAAGCCGTGAGCAAAGCGCCGCTGGCGGTTTTTTCCAGCATAAAAGTTGAGCCGCATACCCCACCGGAGGTCAGGCAAAGCAGATCCATGACGCCGTTAAAAAACAGATCGCGGATCCGCGCGGCCGGCAGGTCTGTCAAAACCGGCCCATTGAGCAGCAAAAAAGGCTGATCGTCGAGTACGGATTTGAGAAATTCGTATTTGGGCAGCTGTGGACAAACGTAATAATGCACGCCATCC comes from the Candidatus Margulisiibacteriota bacterium genome and includes:
- a CDS encoding NDP-sugar synthase; this encodes MRALILDVGQNVYLREPLNRDILAYQTEYLKAANIFSKIIVLTDTLAEDQTQDGVHYYVCPQLPKYEFLKSVLDDQPFLLLNGPVLTDLPAARIRDLFFNGVMDLLCLTSGGVCGSTFMLEKTASGALLTAFGAGETAAQIYVINPLLLTYYFYERFELQIFLTEALKHRRQIICRSVPEWTECVNNFPAYIRATRHLKNSANLPGQLINGSYYGKNCEIDFSAEQLGAQFFGDNCAVEKNCSLQNSVLLGSNEVGAATVLSDSILQKNVRIGQCCELKNSLVGANSIIESHVRIPEGMIVAPDSLIKSGSGV
- a CDS encoding aldehyde dehydrogenase family protein, which codes for MERSEHYLLIAGEKVKTKVRDIFIPARERLREGQNAAEQGADGNYPVYYIATTLENNKAAAAAREAAGIFRRTPLESRLAVLRKWRAKLNEHKEKLTALSLAEGLSLEMLEWEFQIINTVILSEAALERYAKMAAPIIPAEIAGNYILRQPLGVVGIVVPFNAALLLGVLPIASQIVSGNTSIIKAPSVCPLSTLYIGGLLQEALDAEKMPRGVINVLVGMGEIIIDEWLKKRLIDGLIFIGGSGIGIKVGRACLKAGIKPILELAGSDACVVDKTVKDLEYTADLIVKARFTASGQICIALKRLIVQEDLQAELLKILAQKISALKLGLPGEPDTQIVPLAHTDTVRYLMFAITEAVNGGARIVCGGHRVDYLGRRVHTGLYFQPTLISNVRPEMAIMQNEILGPVLPVITFKTPAEAIALANYSRFGLRASLWSEDKKFIQDFIEETLAGSIIINDFHLWLGGDVMHLGGFKQSSGTNNGGKYFVNELLAGKYIAVGRGISGSK
- the gltX gene encoding glutamate--tRNA ligase, whose product is MVKVRFAPSPTGNLHIGSVRTALFNYLFARHHGGRFVLRIEDTDQERSRPEYTADILSGLDWLGLVSDEPPVYQNSRRELHLDYAEKLLKEGRAYAKDGAVYFKIPADGETVIRDLVKGDIVFQNKDFKDQVIRKSDGSVTYNFAVVLDDALLGITHIIRGEDHISNTPKQIFLYNALGFALPQFAHIPMILGPDRSKLSKRHGAASINEYQKDGFLPEAIVNYLALLGWTSADGAELMNLAELCQKFDLNRVSKSNSIFDLNKLKWLNCQKIKQLTVDDLYKKYTVYCKDVSKEALEVIKDDIVLLSDIPDKASVFTADKIEYTDEQKAELKTASAKQVFRELQEKIDSIYQGGTTEQYTNAQAVIDDIVQCTGLKKGQVFHPLRVALTAQKSGPGLKFLLVLLGKEKVKERLGNALGC
- a CDS encoding sugar transferase, whose product is MRNFRRLFTCLKILGDLALIVVSFCLGYILKFKLYWFGIGEITPSANFPDYWEVMIYVEVLWLLAFAYAGLYRYFQGPLARMREITAAATGVSLGVLEIMAFSFLYTTFPGSRYVLVYSGLSAILLISLYRAILAKIMAVLHLQGYANKRAVIIGSSPTAQRIAEKILQYPGYGFKYCGFIADRKPEQIIYPLKKNFIKLGRLKEFAQICRRHRIAAVFADSDILSAEEIYKIVEFCQRQGIYFRYHSEAFSKNIFWEDLDALNLIGLKEQKFSEINRGLKRTADLILVIPALIVSAPLMFLIYLGIKITSPGPAIYRQTRITRGGQEFQFLKFRSMPVDSEKDGAVLAVRDQKHRTTRFGYFIRKTSLDELPQLFNVLKGDMSLVGPRPERPVFHEKYLQAVPRWNERLTVKGGITGWAQLNGRAELTASPQEKLEYDVYYIENWSLLFDIMVLWRTFWHVLKQKDVY
- a CDS encoding pyridoxine 5'-phosphate synthase, with the translated sequence MRLGVNIDHIATLRQARKDVYPDLLGAARECLKAGADGITVHLREDRRHIQDKDVALLRRTFPQARLNLEMAAVDSIAKIACQVKPDAVCLVPEKRRELTTEGGLDAKSHIKKIKSISRKMQRAGVKVSLFIDPDTGQVKAAREIGADMVELHTGAFAEYSDPRRPQFDRKKTQKELQKLLSAARLAKSLGLQVNAGHGLTYQNVRALAGQKKLFTEFNIGHNIIARAVFTGLRPAVKEMRLLLK